In Leptospira sp. WS58.C1, a single genomic region encodes these proteins:
- a CDS encoding ArsR/SmtB family transcription factor, translating into MGITKTELFNKRQNKIASYAKALGHPARIAILEYVLKRKACICGDLVEELGLAQATISQHLKALKDVGILQGTIEGPSICYCINKKTWNEIEGYFVPFLSQVPESGNSC; encoded by the coding sequence ATGGGAATTACCAAGACAGAGTTATTTAATAAGAGGCAGAATAAGATTGCCTCTTATGCAAAGGCACTAGGGCATCCTGCCCGTATCGCGATCTTGGAGTACGTCCTCAAAAGAAAAGCCTGCATCTGCGGAGACTTGGTCGAAGAACTCGGACTAGCCCAGGCCACGATCTCCCAACATCTAAAAGCATTAAAAGATGTGGGTATTCTGCAAGGGACCATCGAAGGCCCGTCTATATGCTATTGTATCAATAAAAAAACTTGGAATGAGATCGAAGGATATTTCGTTCCTTTTCTTTCTCAGGTCCCCGAAAGCGGAAATTCCTGCTAA
- a CDS encoding class I SAM-dependent methyltransferase — MKVRDSGMPEAAYWVTLFDVPLILERMDLLLVEGNIVEFGSGYGTFTLPLAEKNKSSILALEIEPELVRDLKEKAELMDHKGISVLERDIISSGTGLKENSADYVMIFNLLHYEDPVSILKEAFHILKPRGVAGIVHWNYDPNTPRGPKMEIRPKPEDIHRWAIEAGFKIGSEKPIDLPPYHYGFIAKKE; from the coding sequence ATGAAAGTTAGAGATAGCGGGATGCCCGAGGCGGCTTATTGGGTCACCCTTTTCGATGTTCCTTTGATTTTAGAAAGAATGGATTTGCTTCTTGTGGAAGGGAATATCGTCGAATTTGGTTCCGGATACGGGACTTTCACCCTTCCTCTTGCTGAGAAAAATAAAAGCAGTATCCTTGCTTTGGAGATTGAGCCGGAACTTGTACGGGACCTAAAAGAAAAGGCAGAACTTATGGATCATAAGGGGATTTCGGTTTTGGAAAGGGATATTATTTCTTCGGGGACCGGGTTAAAAGAAAACTCTGCGGATTATGTAATGATCTTTAATTTGTTACATTATGAAGATCCTGTTTCTATTTTAAAAGAGGCGTTTCATATCTTAAAACCGAGAGGAGTTGCCGGAATCGTACATTGGAATTACGATCCGAATACTCCTCGAGGACCAAAGATGGAGATCCGTCCTAAGCCAGAGGATATACATAGGTGGGCAATAGAGGCGGGATTTAAAATCGGATCGGAAAAACCGATCGATCTTCCTCCTTATCATTACGGTTTCATTGCGAAAAAGGAATAG
- a CDS encoding ArsR/SmtB family transcription factor → MNSIKTGREFKNFIYSSLAKYGKALSDPKRIELLDLLIQAEKNVDLMSKEIGMSIASTSHHLQILKEARLVRDRKEGRNIFYQIEEAGILIFNTIYSAGNKFNAEIQMEMKSFFDPDQETEGLDYKDFLKRVLSKDTVLIDVRPENEYNAGHLPGSISIPLKELKSRLDKLPKRKKILAYCRGKYCVLSEEAVKILRTEGYNAYRIPEGPLEFANKGIRLKKGGFTSPSERS, encoded by the coding sequence ATGAACTCTATAAAAACCGGGCGGGAATTTAAGAATTTTATCTATTCTTCCCTAGCAAAATACGGAAAGGCACTTTCCGATCCAAAACGTATCGAACTATTGGACCTATTAATCCAAGCGGAAAAAAATGTCGATCTAATGTCTAAAGAGATCGGAATGAGTATCGCTTCGACGTCCCATCACCTTCAGATCTTAAAGGAAGCAAGACTTGTCCGGGACAGAAAAGAAGGCAGGAACATTTTTTATCAAATAGAAGAAGCAGGTATCCTAATATTCAATACAATCTATTCTGCAGGCAATAAATTCAATGCGGAGATCCAAATGGAGATGAAGTCTTTCTTCGATCCGGATCAAGAGACGGAAGGATTAGATTATAAAGACTTTCTAAAGCGAGTATTGTCCAAAGATACTGTATTAATCGACGTGAGGCCTGAAAACGAATACAACGCGGGACATTTGCCTGGTTCTATCTCTATTCCTCTTAAAGAACTAAAATCCAGGCTGGATAAACTTCCTAAACGTAAAAAGATCTTAGCCTATTGCAGAGGGAAATATTGTGTCCTCTCGGAAGAAGCGGTCAAAATTTTAAGAACAGAAGGATACAATGCGTATCGTATCCCGGAAGGTCCTTTGGAATTTGCGAATAAGGGGATTCGGTTAAAGAAAGGCGGCTTCACTTCCCCGTCGGAACGATCGTGA